From Miscanthus floridulus cultivar M001 chromosome 15, ASM1932011v1, whole genome shotgun sequence, the proteins below share one genomic window:
- the LOC136506998 gene encoding uncharacterized protein yields MPPAAIDQEYWMMYFDGLLMKKVIGTGLVFVSPLGVCMKYTVRIHFLTSNNVTKYEALVKGLRITIELGIRWLDVRGDSQLVIDQVMKESRCHNAKMAAYCQEVRQLKDKFDGLELNHILRRLNEAADALAKMASG; encoded by the coding sequence atgccaccagcagccatcgaccaagagtactggatgatgtacttcgatggattgtTGATGAAAAAAGTCATCGGCACGGGGTTGGTCTTTGTTTCCCCCCTTGGGGTATGTATGAAGTACACAGTTCGCATTCACTTCCTCACCTCCAACAATGTCACCAAGTATGAGGCGCTCGTCAAAGGCTTGCGCAtcaccattgagttgggcatccgatggctCGACGttcggggcgactcccagctggtcattgaccaagtcatgaaggagtctagatgccacaatgccaagatggctgcatattgccaaGAGGTCCGCCAGCTgaaggacaagttcgatggccttgagctcaatcacatcctgaggcggCTCAATGAGGCAGCCGACGCGCTAGCAAAAATGGCATCCGGCTAA